The stretch of DNA TTCCAGGGATGCTAAGGGTTTGCCTTTGAACAAGGATGATGGAAAGCGATTGAACAAGGATGATGGAGAAAAAAGGTTAGAAATGATTGGTGAAAGCAGGAGGGCTGAAATGGTGCACCAATGGAGGCAGCTTCATGTCGCGGAATTGGAGGTTTATGTGAATCGGGCGCAGTTAGTGAAAGATCATACTAGCTATTTATTGGAGGAACTCACTAAATCAACCCATTAGGATTATCTGTCTATGTtaggtataatttttttggttaatcTATTACATGTTTTGGATCATTTTGAGGCTATGTTATGTTGATTGGGTTTGACAACTGTGATTAGGTATAGTTTGGTGGTTATCAGTTGCTTGTTTTGGATAGTTTTGAGCCTCTATGGTCATTTTTTGGGGGGTTAACATCTATGGTATGTTTGGTTATTGACTATTAACTATATGAACTTAAGCACTTTTTCTGTTTAGATATTTTGCTCATTGTTCTGTTTTGCTGATGATAATATTGTTCTAGTTATGTTTGGTTGGATATGTGGTTAGAAATATAGCTTAAGCACTTGTTCTGTTTAGATATTATTTTGCTCATTGTTCtgttttgatgatgatgatgatgataatactATTGTTTTAGAAATGTGAAGGTTTCATTGTATAGTTTCAATGTGAAGGTTTCTGTTTAGAATGTGATCTAAGAAATGTTAGCATAGCATATATGACTGTTTGTTTGGTCTACTACTAGTTTGAAGGATTGATTGCATAGTTTCAAtcaagttaaaataaaataattcccTTTTTTCCGAAACCGCGGCttcattttctctcttcaaTAGGCCACTTCAATGTGGATTCATATTTCTCATTTTTGTCATCAAATAGTGTGGGCTGTTTCAATTCTTTGCTCTGTTTTACTTTCTGATACtcttctttgttttttcattACTAGAATTTTTGTATAGTTTTGAGCCTCTATGGTCATTTTTTTTGAGCCTCTGCTTTGTTTACGTTACTGGAAATCACGATTGTTACCTATTAGAGTAATAGTTGTTGATTCTATTGCTGCTTTATTTAGATCTGAATTTGGGAATTGTTGTTTTGATCTTAAGCGTAGATCTTCCTTGTTTTTCAAGATTTCTGGTGGATTGAAATCGTTGGCGGAGAGATTTGGTTTGGTTGTGGTTGTTACGAATCAGGTTGTTGATTTTATTGAAGGGAATGAAAGTGTTAGAATTGGGAATTTTAGTGAATTGTGTTCTTCTGGTAGAAGGGTTTGTCCTGCATTGGGTATTTCCTGGGCTAATTGTGTTAATTCTAGAATCTTCTTATCCAAGGATCAAACTGGAATTAAAATTACAAGATTTAGTAGCCTTCTTTTTGCTCCTCATTTGCCACTATCCTCTTCTCAGTTTGTTATTACTGAAAAAGGTCTTTTTGGTGTAGAGAATGTATGAATCAAAATAATGTACGaattaaatattgttttcaGGTCATTTTTGTACGAATTAAATATATGTACTATCTTGTACTTGTGTGATCACCATATCGCAcgaatgtttttttattttttaggtcccTTGAATTATGTTTAAATATCACCCACACcctcttattttttaaatgaacaCTAACCTCCTCTCGTAATAAATGGCATCTTTTATCCCCTCTCTCTAACCTCCCTCTTAACTCCGTCAATCTGAGgaattttttgaaagaaatgtCGAAAACTCAGATATTTCACTAGTTATGCTTGTTGCTTGGTCCCTTCTATGCATACCCACTCATTTTATTCCTCTACTTTTTGAATGTTAACTGATCTATTAGACCAAGAAGTTACAtgtagattttaattttgtaatcATCGGTTGTCTCAAAAGTAAAGCAAAAAACTTTTCTCTTGATAGATTTTAAGGTTGGTTTCTAAACATAATGTTCTTCATAGTTTTAAGGTGACGAGGCAGTTTGTTTAACCAATCATATCGACCAGACATGAAGACAACACACCAGGAAAAAAATTGAACACAGACGAAGCAAAAGATTGGTCCAGAAATTCAACCAAATGAAAgattagttgttttttttttttttgataaaaaggCTTTTTTATTTAACGGCAACTAACAATGTTAGTTTACAAGGGAGGTCAGTGATTTTATAGAAATAGAGGGGATGTAAGTGATGTAAGAATAGACTTTAGAGGTGAGTGTAATTtcccctattttttattataattttgaaagaaaaaaagctTAATTAGTTTAATGGTTATTAAAGACATTAGGTTTTGCATgttcccttaaagaaaaaaaggtctgttTTGGTCCATTATGGCACGATTGGTTGTGGAGAGAAagtgaaaagagagaaataggtGAGAGAgtatgagaagagagaaagatgtGAGAAATGTTGTAGATTTACcgtagggtaaatgatcatttacccccttcaaaataaggaaattttcgtttaccccctgcacagattttttttctgtttttcccttgcaaaaaatagattccctcatttcgccacctaggtgtacagcaggacaagtgatTGTGCAAACctgttgacgtggcttgtacatgtAGAAAAactcatttatatttatttttaaaattccatgtcagataatatttttttaaaaaaataaaaaatgatttttttcctacaaaaaaaaaaagaattttctgttttttttccccaaaatttcctacaaaaaaaattaatttttttttcatacaaatgaatttaaaaaatttccaacaaaaaaaaaaattcctcccaaaataaaaaaaatgaattttcttattttgctccaaaaataaagatttactccgaaataaagtttatttccgaaataaaaattttaaagatttattttcaaatctttttgaattaaaaaatcataatctttattttttaaaaacaaaactttattttttgttattatctttgaatttaaaaaaaatagaaaaagattttcaaaaaaaatataaaaatagaaaaagaagttttatttgtgttttcctcttctatcaaaaccatttgcctttctataaaaaaaaaaaccatttgcCCCAGAACTAGAAATATAGAACGAAGCAGAAGAAAATAATGAAGTAGAAGACGATTTCggcgattgaagaagacgacTACGAGTACgatcacgacggtggaagcaaatGATTCCGggaagattctgtttttttttttaattcaaaaggatttgaaaataaatctttattttgggagtaaaataagaaaattcgttttttttattttaggaaaaaaaatactcaatagttttgtacgaaaaaaaatgttatttgtaggaaattttttttttttaattttgtaggaattttttattttggaaaaaaaaaagaaaattcgttttttctaattttgtaggaaaaaaaaatttaattatttttttaaaaaaaatattatctgacgtggaatttaaaaataaatataaatgatttttttccatgtgtacaagctacGTCAGCAAATTTGTGCAGGGGGATAAATGAAACtttccttattttgcagggggtaaatgatcatttaccctttaaTGTATTGTTTGGTAGGAGATAAAGATGAGAGAAATAGAAGAGAAAgaagtttgtttaatttttgaaaagacaaaaatatccttaaattaaaaattaatttacaattttatactattaaattaataaatcattTAACATATGAAAAGGGCAACTATGGGAATGAGTAAAAACTAGTCGGATCAATGCAATTTCTTCGCATGGCCAAGaagcttgtaatagaaataggaacATATATTGTTTCAAACCTATTTTCAAGAGTCTAAATTCTTTGGAAATAATTAagccaccaagcaggagtaagggagggatttgcccacacttaaccaccccgtgtggtcacacacacataTCTTTTACTTTTCCGATATTTACTTTTCTGtcatttattttatgtatttactaaagtacccgcaaagataccttcTTTAATACACAAAGCGAAGGCAACTAtcatattcctaagcgaaattagtaaccttggcacaatccctgtggagaacgataactaatcactttattacttggtagcgattctgtgcacttgtaGAGTCGACCGTCAACACTTCTGTTACTTATGTAGTGGACGTGCATTTGAGGGCGTTTAGGTgtccgttacttaagtaacAGACGTACTGCATAGAGTGTTCGTtgcttaagtagcggatgtgtGTGTTGCAGAAACTCAAATATCACATAATCAGGCAAGCAAGGCAAAAATGGATGTTAACACATaactttcttttattaaaatactagtttaaagacccgtgcattcgcacaggtccattgatttttatttgatatctaagtttgtcattatgttaaggtagaaattttttttaaaattaaatatttaaaaatttattatataatattgttaaaatataagtggaattattgtgttttttcttgtaaatttatttattcaatttttttatgttttcgtgataaataatggtcccgtgtatatttttaataaaaattataaattttattaagaatatTTAGGAATAGTAggggagtaattttttttaccctgagataatgcacaagctgatgaattcagggggagtttgatgctgaatggatgctgccctgattggacgaacatgtgctagaagatgtgctcccatatgtcacaacaactttgatgacatatgacatgtGTTATGATTGATCATATTTTGCTCCGATACCACGCTAAGATAAACATGTTAAAACTCTTTTTGCTAACACATGTtctattttgctcgaggctatttgatgatgactccgctgctgctgcctctgatgcatatattttttcacctatgtgaaattttgtctaaaagatgctctaacattccttcttttgtgtgatcatggtgatttgaaggattgcgctttttatatctctcaaaggtaatggcctgaaattgttttagccaaaaattgccaaagggggagattgttggatatttgaattggctaaattttgctaaaacaaatatactaacaagatgttggaaaacatgttacaacatcatattggctaaggaaatctcgcgcatttaatgagagcatctgctatatatggaaatccacttaaaagCACGCTTAATGAAGATTttatctgatcaggagttttaaggataagataagacttaatggtacaacggtatgatcacactTATCCTCTAAAgtcccttaaacacttttggaaagtttctatacagtcttgatgaagatcaaaagagaatcagatcacttTTTATGActctcaaggagcgtcctatcagtaatgaagcaagaggagcgtgctagatcattatatatacgaagaccaagctcaagactaagtatctcattgaaaagtattagttacacatgttgagtctttgttgagtcttttattatttgattgtaattctttcatgtggattctataacacgagttaagaagtgagtttattattttaaggttactcctaagctttgaagtacgaagtttaccgtgtgtgattcacttgaagcttttaagcaaaagtgaagtagtgtcttggtaagttgtcgccacatcattcccaacattatttaaacaacacaggttgtgttgtgtgagtggaagtgagatgggatctcatgtctaggagttcctaggaagaagttgcatgagtagtgtcgaggttataaggcgtaaaccaggggtttgctggaggtcttagtttaagacgtaaatcctagggtttgctggaggtcttagtaactagaactattagtggatttccttcctggattggtatcccccagagtaggcagttggctgaactgggttaacaattacttgtgcattttatttattctctgtcagtattttatatgttatataagatgtgccaacaatagataacaacattattcataaagaagttgttgggacatcttaggcaacatctttctagtgataccagaatttcaattggcatcagagcagacACCCtattctgttattttgggtgagctccagggaagtattttctggtacaatggataaagaaggagggtcagtgtctaaaccccctttactgacaggtcctgagaactatgattattggaaatctcgtatggaggctttcataaaatcaattgacagcaggacatggaaggctgtgttacgtggatgggaaccaccaatggttcttgacaaggATGGCAAGAAAACTGATGTAAAGAAGCCAGACgatgaatggacaaaagatgaggatgatctgacACTTGGCAACTcaaaagccttgtatgcaattttcaatggtgtggatgctaacatgttcaggctACGTCGGGTTGTATGATTTCCTCCAGTCAGAGTGGCTATCTCTGACTATTGGTAGGAGTTCAAAACGCCGGTGATCCCCAATAGGTCTTGAGGCGACCCAGCCGAACCTATCCTCAGTCTTACATACATTACCGTACTGTAAGAAACACCCTGTTTTGCTCTTCACCTATCAAAggtgattaattatttaactctTCAACTTAATTTGTCTTTGTCAATATCTAACTTAGACATATTAATCCTCAAAACTCGCCATACAACTTATGAGATAACCTCAAACTTTCACCATAAATACTCAAGCACATGAACattttaaaatcatatattGCAGAGGATTTATTCACGCATATATTCAAACTAAAATCAATCACTCATCATTTAACATTTTGCATATAccttaatgaatataaattactcgagttataactaataatatatatatatacaagtaaCACATTTCTTGTGCTCATCAAAACTTATTATTAGCGATTCCCCTTACCTCGAAGCTTTCCAAAATAACTCGAGCAATCACCTTCATCTAGGACACCTTGAAATTCCTAGCTTCGTGTGACAGTGATGGTTTGTGTGGGATTGATAAAGATTAAAGTTCTATTTATAGGGGAGTTTGAATGATTATTGTGGACAATTAGGAGACCACGTTTTCTCTTTTACTTAAGCCCACGTTTTCATTTCCACTTGTGAAGAAAGATTAAGCCACGTTAATACATGAGGTGTAATTCCTATCTcttaattttcatttaatttttcatttaattttaataacattTTTACCTAGATATTTTTTGTGatctcaaaattatttttcttttatttttctgagATATAAATTTATACTGTTGAGTAAACTACTGTCCGAAATTCGGTAGAATTTTAAGCCCAAACTTTTATCATAGCTTACTAAAATATTTCATGATTGATTTCTAAAATTACTTTTCTTAAATTCACAGtctagaaaaatattaattatcagTCTATACAAGGTAGAAATACTATCAGAGCACACCTAAAATAATTCGGAAATATTAGGTATCACAatgacatatttttataaa from Trifolium pratense cultivar HEN17-A07 linkage group LG5, ARS_RC_1.1, whole genome shotgun sequence encodes:
- the LOC123884068 gene encoding DNA repair protein XRCC3 homolog, with product MVIFFEPLLCLRYWKSRLLPIRVIVVDSIAALFRSEFGNCCFDLKRRSSLFFKISGGLKSLAERFGLVVVVTNQVVDFIEGNESVRIGNFSELCSSGRRVCPALGISWANCVNSRIFLSKDQTGIKITRFSSLLFAPHLPLSSSQFVITEKGLFGVENV